The Acidobacteriota bacterium genome includes a region encoding these proteins:
- a CDS encoding DNA mismatch repair protein MutS, whose protein sequence is MRRTRRFEKAVSWSRLATVLAAAVLVWLSVQARLFPLIWAAVPALLFLVLVVLHERVLRRAERLKRAQAFYHQILNRLDGDWRAGGRPGSRFADEHAEHVYAADLDLFGPDSLFQMLSRARTRGGDELLASWLLEPARPDAVRKRQEAVRELAPRLDFRERLAVHGRLARTNIDPGALRTWAAGEGRPALPGAGGREFLMRVLLTAAAAANLLTATGWMIWSWGPSPFLAVAVLEVLWMIAKRRAIAAATGGVTRASRDLNLVAALLEVIEREPFESDLMVELQERLRGGDGNTASRNATRLRRLVDLLDSMRNALFVPFGLLLLWTPQLAYAIDAWRRRHGHRVAVWLDVLSSVEALASLASHAFEHPNHIFPTLVEPAGKRRPLLAARQLGHPLLPPKDCVANDVVLEACSRKPGSPAQCLIVSGSNMSGKSTLLRTVGTNVVLALAGAPVRASSLVLSPLAIGSSIQLRDSLAEGHSRFYAEIRKLKSVLDLTEQETPVLFLLDEILHGTNSHDRRVGAEALVRSLVDRGAVGLVTTHDLALARIADDSPGPSLRNVHFRDDLVDGKILFDYRLREGTVTRSNALDLMRQVGLDV, encoded by the coding sequence TTGCGGCGAACGAGGCGGTTCGAGAAGGCCGTTTCGTGGTCGCGGCTGGCCACCGTGCTTGCGGCAGCCGTGCTGGTCTGGCTGTCGGTCCAGGCAAGGCTCTTCCCCCTGATCTGGGCGGCGGTCCCGGCGCTGCTCTTTCTGGTTCTCGTCGTCCTTCACGAGCGGGTTCTGAGACGGGCCGAACGGCTGAAGCGTGCGCAAGCCTTCTACCATCAGATTCTCAACCGGCTCGACGGCGACTGGCGGGCCGGCGGACGGCCCGGCTCGCGCTTTGCCGACGAACACGCCGAGCACGTGTACGCCGCGGACCTCGACCTGTTCGGTCCCGACTCGCTGTTCCAGATGTTGAGCCGCGCCCGCACCCGAGGCGGTGACGAACTCCTCGCGTCCTGGCTGCTGGAGCCCGCGCGACCCGACGCTGTACGCAAGCGGCAGGAGGCTGTGCGCGAACTGGCGCCTCGACTCGACTTCCGCGAGCGTCTGGCAGTACATGGGCGGCTCGCGCGCACCAACATCGATCCAGGGGCCCTGCGAACCTGGGCGGCGGGGGAGGGGAGGCCTGCCCTGCCCGGCGCCGGCGGGCGCGAGTTCCTGATGCGCGTCCTGCTGACGGCAGCGGCCGCCGCCAACCTTCTCACCGCAACCGGCTGGATGATCTGGAGCTGGGGGCCGTCGCCGTTTCTGGCCGTGGCGGTGCTGGAAGTCCTCTGGATGATCGCAAAGCGTCGTGCTATCGCGGCTGCCACAGGTGGCGTGACGCGAGCGAGCCGTGACCTCAATCTGGTTGCGGCCCTGCTGGAGGTCATCGAGCGCGAGCCGTTCGAAAGCGACCTCATGGTCGAACTGCAGGAGCGGTTGCGGGGTGGCGATGGAAACACCGCCTCCCGGAACGCCACACGGCTACGCCGTCTCGTGGATCTGCTCGACTCCATGCGGAACGCCCTGTTCGTGCCCTTCGGCCTGCTGCTGCTGTGGACGCCCCAACTCGCCTACGCCATCGACGCCTGGCGCCGACGCCACGGGCACCGCGTGGCCGTCTGGCTCGACGTGCTCTCCAGCGTCGAGGCCCTGGCCAGCCTCGCCTCCCATGCGTTCGAGCACCCGAACCACATCTTCCCCACGCTGGTCGAGCCGGCCGGGAAGCGGCGCCCGCTGCTAGCCGCTCGACAACTCGGGCATCCCCTGCTGCCTCCGAAGGACTGTGTGGCGAACGATGTCGTACTGGAAGCCTGCTCCAGGAAACCGGGGTCGCCAGCCCAGTGCCTGATCGTCAGCGGCTCGAACATGTCCGGCAAGAGCACGCTTCTCAGGACGGTCGGGACGAACGTCGTCCTGGCGCTTGCCGGTGCACCGGTGCGCGCGAGCTCGCTGGTCCTCTCACCGCTGGCCATCGGATCGTCCATCCAACTAAGGGACTCACTCGCCGAAGGCCACTCCAGGTTCTACGCCGAGATCAGGAAGCTCAAGTCGGTTCTCGACCTCACCGAACAGGAGACGCCGGTGCTGTTCCTGCTCGACGAGATTCTCCACGGCACGAACTCCCACGACCGGAGAGTCGGCGCCGAGGCCCTGGTCCGCAGCCTGGTTGATCGCGGCGCGGTCGGACTCGTGACCACCCACGATCTCGCCCTGGCGCGGATCGCCGACGACTCGCCCGGGCCGTCACTGCGCAACGTCCACTTCAGAGACGACCTGGTGGATGGGAAGATCCTGTTCGACTACCGCCTGCGCGAGGGCACCGTCACTCGCAGCAACGCGTTGGACCTGATGCGCCAGGTCGGCCTCGACGTTTAG
- a CDS encoding serine hydrolase produces MPARPVLVSAPPELDLARPEEVGLNAAQLARIDDHLRRRYLEPEKIAGCLTLVARGGKPAYLSAQGLMDRERGRAMRTDTIFRIYSMTKPITSVALLQLYEQGHFQLDDPVQKFIPEWRDLRVFESGNHPNFLTRPVDRPMTIRDLFTHQSGLTYGFMERTNVDAAYRKLGVGGPPIGGSLRQMIEQLAELPLEFSPGDAWNYSVATDVLAYLVEVFSGQPFDEYLQEHITGPLGMVDTGFTVPADKVDRFAANYRRDRNKKLVLFDDPLTSHYTSEVSFFSGGGGLVSTMHDYYRFCQMMLGGGTLENTRILGRKTVELMTMNHLPSGSDLTDLAVGTFSETTYEGMGFGLGVSVTLDLAVAQAIGSVGEYGWGGAASTAFWIDPREDLIVIFMVQFWMSGTFNFRGQLKSIVYPALT; encoded by the coding sequence ATGCCGGCCCGACCCGTCCTGGTTTCAGCACCCCCCGAACTCGACCTCGCGCGCCCCGAGGAGGTTGGCCTGAACGCCGCGCAGTTGGCGCGTATCGACGATCATCTGCGGCGCCGCTATCTGGAGCCGGAGAAGATTGCGGGCTGCCTCACCCTGGTCGCCCGGGGCGGCAAGCCGGCCTACCTCTCGGCGCAGGGTCTGATGGACCGCGAGCGCGGCCGCGCCATGCGGACCGACACGATCTTCCGCATCTACTCGATGACCAAGCCGATCACCTCGGTCGCCCTGCTGCAGCTCTACGAACAGGGCCACTTCCAGCTAGACGACCCGGTCCAGAAGTTCATCCCCGAGTGGCGGGATCTCAGAGTCTTCGAGAGCGGGAACCACCCGAACTTCCTCACCCGACCGGTCGATCGCCCGATGACGATCCGCGACCTGTTCACGCACCAGTCGGGGCTGACCTACGGCTTCATGGAGCGCACGAACGTCGATGCCGCGTACCGCAAGCTCGGCGTCGGCGGCCCGCCGATCGGCGGCAGCCTGCGGCAGATGATCGAGCAACTCGCGGAATTGCCGCTCGAGTTCTCGCCCGGCGACGCCTGGAACTACTCGGTCGCCACCGATGTGCTCGCCTACCTTGTCGAGGTCTTCTCCGGCCAGCCGTTCGACGAGTACCTGCAGGAGCACATCACCGGGCCCCTGGGCATGGTCGACACCGGCTTCACGGTGCCCGCGGACAAGGTCGACCGCTTCGCCGCGAACTACCGGCGGGACCGGAACAAGAAGCTGGTCCTGTTCGACGATCCCCTGACCAGCCACTACACAAGCGAGGTCAGCTTCTTCTCGGGTGGCGGCGGACTCGTGTCGACGATGCACGACTACTACCGCTTCTGCCAGATGATGCTGGGCGGCGGCACGCTGGAGAACACGCGCATCCTCGGCCGCAAGACGGTGGAACTCATGACGATGAACCACCTGCCGAGCGGCAGCGATCTGACCGACCTGGCGGTCGGCACCTTCAGCGAGACGACTTACGAGGGGATGGGCTTCGGTCTCGGCGTCTCGGTCACCCTGGATCTGGCGGTCGCTCAGGCGATCGGCTCGGTCGGTGAGTACGGCTGGGGCGGCGCCGCGAGCACCGCCTTCTGGATCGACCCGAGGGAGGACCTGATCGTCATCTTCATGGTCCAGTTCTGGATGTCGGGCACGTTCAACTTCCGCGGCCAGCTCAAGTCGATCGTCTATCCGGCACTGACCTGA